The genomic DNA GACCAGTTATGCGCAGGACAACTAACACAAAAATCTTTAACGACTCCCTTATCTAAAGGTTCACCTTGGTGAGGACAATCGTTTTCAAGGGCATAAAATTTGTTTTCATACAAACAAACCAAAATATTTTTTTCATTGATTCTGAACTTTTTGGGCTTAGCTTCAGAAAAATCGTCTTTGTGTCCTACTTTTGAAAAGTTATCCATAGATCAAACAACTTAACAGTGTTTTTTATACACATGCAAAACTTTTATAAAAATGCATAAAAATTAACAGACGCATAGCAGTTTGCTATATCTTAACTTATGCGACAATTCATTTTATTCTTTTCCCTTCTTTTCAGTTTAGGATTTTTTATGAACAATCAACAGATACAAGCAAAAACAAAATTGAATATAAAAGATTTAAAGGTTAATTATGAAAAATTTGAGCTAGACAATGGTCTTACTTTACTTGTCCATGAAGATAAAAGCACGCCTTTGGTTGCTGTTAATGTCTGGTACCATGTAGGTTCCAAAAATGAAGTTATTGGTAAAACTGGTTTTGCACATCTATTTGAGCATCTCATGTTTAATGGCAGTGAAAACTTTGACCATGATTATTTTAAAGCAACCGAGCAAGTTGGCGCCACTGAACTCAACGGCACCACTAATACTGATAGAACCAATTATTTTCAAAACGTCCCCAAATCTGCCTTAGATTATATTCTGTGGCTAGAGTCCGACCGTATGGGTCATTTATTGGGAGCTATAGATCAAGCAAAATTAGATGAACAACGTGGTGTTGTACAAAATGAAAAACGTCAAGGTGAAAATCAACCTTACGGAATGGTATATGAACACATTGCAAAAGCTTGCTATCCTAGTCAACACCCCTATTCATGGCGAACAATTGGCTCTATGGAAGATCTTAATGCGGCAAGCTTAGAAGATGTGAGAACTTGGTTTAATACTTATTATGGAGCAGCCAATGTAGTCATTGCTTTAGCTGGAAACATTACTGGTAAAGAAGCGCATGAAAAAATAAAACATTATTTTGGATGGATTCCCTCTGGACCAAGACTTAATAAAATGAAATCTTGGATTGCTCCAATGCAAAATGACAAAGTTGAAATCATTAAAGATCAAGTACCACAAGCACGCCTTTATAAAGTCTGGAATGTCCCTGGGATTGCCCAAGATGGTCTTGAAGAGCTGGATATGCTCAGTGATGTTTTAAGTGTCGGTAAAAACTCTTTGCTGTATGAAAGTCTAGTTGAAAAACAAAAACTTGTTTCTGATGTATACGCAACTGTTTGGCCGCGTGAGCTGGGTGGACATTTTCTTATTGTTGCAACAGCTATAGAGTCTGAGTCATTGCCAAAAATAGAACAAGAGATTGATAAAATTTTAAATGATGTCTTGAATAAAGGTATTAAAAAAGATGTTTTAGAAGCTTACAAAACCAAACGTTTTGCGCAAACAGCTGAACGTTTAGAAAAAATTGGTGGCTGGGGCGGCAAGTCCGATATTTTAGCCTATTACCAAACCTATTACAACACACCCGACGGATTCACACAGAGCCTACAACGTTTTTTTGATTTAAATAGCACTAAAATCAAAAACGTTGGAAACAAGTGGCTGAACCAAGGTTCATATACTTTAAAAGTTTTACCAGAAAAAACCTATTCAAATACAAAAGAGACCGTTGATAGAAAAAACTTGCCCGTTCCACAAAGTTTTCCAGATCTTGAAACACCAAAGCATACTTCTTTTACCTTGAAAAACGGTATTACGGTGACCTATATTTCAAATAAAACAGCACCCTTATTCAGTGTAAAAATTAGATCAGAACAAGGTGCACTTTTTGATCAGAAACTAGGAACCAGCCAGTTATTTGAAGACTTATTAAAAGAGGCACATAATAAATACAATGCCTCACAGCTAAGCTCAAAACTTGACCAACTTGGAACCAGTATCCATGTGGGTAGCGACTTACATCAAGCCAACGTAAGTTATTCAGGTTTAAATGTTAGCTTTGCAGAAACAACTAAAATTGTGCACGAGCTTATTCAAAAGCCAAAATACAATTTAAAAAGTTTTGATAAAGCAAAAAATATTTTAATACAAAACATTAAGCAAAGCTTAAATACCCCCGGCGCAATGGCTTCAAGAACGTTAATGAAGATCGTTTTCAAAGACACCCCTTATGCCCAACCATGGTCTGGAACTGGAACATTAACAACTGTTGATACCATCACCCTTAAAGACATTGAAAAAAAGCATGAAGCAATTTTTAAATCTCCATTACATATCACTGTCAGCTCTTCATTATCTAAAAAAACACTTGAAGACACATTGAATAAGTACTTTGGGAAGATGTCTATTACAAATAAATCACCACAGCTATCCACAGATGGTATAGAAAAAAATCTGCCCAAAAATACGTTGTATTTTATTCATAAAGACAACTCTCAACAAGCCACCATCCAAGCCGCTGCTTTGATCTCTTCTTTTAATCCTGAAATTTCTCCACAATTAAATATTGTCAACAGTATTTTAGGTGGGTCCTTTACATCTAGAATCAATATGAACCTTAGAGAAGACAAACATTGGTCATATGGTGCAAGATCAAAAGTCAGCTATACTGTTGGAAAAAGACCTTTAAAAATCTCAACCAGTGTACAAGTAGATAAAACGGTTGAGTCTATTTTGGAGATTTATCGTGAACTTAAAAACATTACTAGCGTAAAACCTATTAACAATAATGAATTTAAAGCAAAACAAAAAGATGAAGTGTTATCTTTGTTAGCACTGTTTCAAAACAACGATTCAAATGTTGAAATATTTGATGATCTCAACTTTAAAAATTTAGAATATTCTTTTTTTGAAAAATATAGTGCCGCTTTAAAGGATCTTAATATCAAAACAACTCAGACTTTAGCAAAAGAACTGATTAACCCAGACGAGTTTGTTTGGGTTGTTGTTGGAGACAAGTCAATCTTTGATGCTACAAAGAAAAAGTTGCCCTTCAAAGAGGTCATCTACCTTGATAGTGTGGAATAAATAATCAAAACTGAAGTAGTTTTAAATACTGTTGTGTAGACTGCTCTAAACCAACATATATTGCATCAGCAATTAGCGCATGACCAATCTGCATAGACTTAACGGGTAGAGTCCTAAATACTCCAAGATTTTTTTGATTAAGACCATGACCTAAATGGCAACTTAAACCTTTTGAGTGAGCATAATCTACTGCGCCCGCAATTTTTTCAAACTCAGCTTTTTTATTTATTTCATTCACAGCGTCAGCGTAAAAACCAGTATGAATTTCTATCTCTGAAATACCATAATTGATGCATGCATCAATAGATGTTGCGCTAGCATCAATAAATAAAGAAACTTTACAGCCTAATTCTTTAAGTGTTTCAATCCATTTTAATGCATTATAATCCAATTGTTTAATATCTAAACCATGTTCAGTTGTTAATTCTTCACGTTTTTCAGGAACAATCGTAACTGTATGTGGTTTTATATCCTGGGCAATTTTGAACATTTCTTCACGGGCGGCCATTTCAAAATTGAGGGGTATTGATAGAGTCTCGCTTAAATCATAAACATCTTGGTCTTGGATATGCCTTCTATCTTCACGCAAATGACAGGTAATATTATTTGCCCCAGCTTTTTCAATTATTTTAGCCGCCTCCACTGGGCTGGGATAAACTGTACCTCGGGCCTGTCTAAGCGTAGCAACATGGTCAACGTTTACTCCTAAATCTATTTTTTTATCCATGGGAAACTCCCCCCTTCTTTGACGAGCTTTGCATAAAATATTTTAGTTCTTTCCACATAAAAAAATTTAAAAACATAGTTTCAATCAAATTCATTAAGCTATACTTGCAAAGAGCATGAGTTTTTACTGCAATAATAAAATATTACTTATATATTGCACCTACCCAATTTAGATTCAGCATAAGGACTCCCTTATTTAATAGCCTAAATATTTTTTAATTAAACCCACTTAAATCAACTTAACTCACTTTTGGCGCATGAAACAAGCTTTTTGATTTGTTCTTTAAGTACAGTCTCAGAATGTGCTTCAACCATGATTCTTAATTTGTTTTCTGTTCCAGAATAACGAACTAAAACCCTTCCCTGATCATTTAAACTTTGTTCTGCCAATGCAATTGTTTTATTAAGTTCTATACAGGATTCAAGAGGTTTTTTTTGTTGCACTTCAATATTGATCATTTCTTGAGGAAATTTTTTAAATGCTTGCGTAAGTTCTGAAAGTTTTTTCCCAGTTTGACAAAGCACTGCCGCTATATGTAGGGCATTCATAATTCCATCCCCTGTATTGCAATTGGGTAAGTAAATAATATGGCCTGAGGTTTCACCTCCTAGACACCAGTTATTTTCACGCATTTTTTCAACCACATACCTGTCACCAACGTTGGCTCTTAAAAACTGGATATCATGTTGATAACAAAACTTCTCTAATGCCATATTACTCATTAAAGTACCAACAAGACCTTTTGGTTTTTTATTGTTTGCAATCATGCTATTAATCAGAACATAAAGTAAATCATCGCCATCTAAAATCACACCCTTTTCATCACACATGATTAAACGGTCTGCATCTCCATCAAGACAAATGCCAAAATCGGCTTCATGTTCTATAACTGTTTTTTGCATATTTTGCGGATGAACTGCGCCACAATTTTTATTGATATTGGTCCCATTGGGCTTATTTTCAATTACAATACATTGAGCTCCTAACTCTTCAAAGGTGGTTGGTGCAATTTTATATGCCGCTCCATTGGCACAATCAATAACAACTTTATATCCCAACAAATCAAACTCTTTGGGAAAATTGTATTTTAGGTGCGATATATAACGTCCACGGGCATCATCTAACCTATAGGCTCTACCCGAATTGTCTGCCTTAAGAAGTTGGTTAATTTTTGTACTATTTGCAACCATATCTTCAATAAAGGCTTCATCTTCATCACTCAACTTATACCCATCAGGTCCAAATATTTTTATGCCATTATCTTCATAGGAGTTATGAGAAGCTGAAATCATTACTCCAGCTTCAGCGCGCATGGTTTCAGTCAAGTAAGATATAGCAGGCGTTGGCATGGGTCCGACAAGCATTGCTTCTGCACCTGTTGACATCAAACCTGCTGCTATAGCTTGTTCAAACATATAGCTTGATAACCGAGTATCTTTACCAATCAATACTCGCCTTCGTTTTTTTTGTTCAAGCAATAAACCTAAAGCTTGTCCAACTTTAACGACATTATCTGCTGTCATTGGGAAAACATTTGCTCTACCTCTTATACCATCCGTACCAAAAAGTTTTGTCACATCAACTCCATCTGTAGCTTTCAACATAGATAATACTACTTTTATTTTTTAATTCTTTGCACACTAACTGATTCTGGAAAAACTGTATAGCGTACATTTTTAGGCAATCCACTAACAATAGGATTAATTTTAATTGCCGGCTGAAATAAATTTGGTAGCTCTTCAATTTCAACATTAATGTTTTTTTGATCGAGAGAAAGCATATCCCCTGCCATACCTTCTACATTTATTGTCACTGTTTTGGGATTGACACGATACAGCTCTGAATCATACTGAATAGCAACTTTCTTTAATGTTTTGCTTACTGTATTTTCTTTAATCGTTACGCGTAATAAAACCGTATTATGTTGTAATTTTACATTTAAAGAGCTGGTATCAATAGGAACTTCTTGTTCATAATAGGAGCGCATACTTTTTAAATCTATATCAGTTGTATACAGTTTCTTTAATGCCTCCATACTTCTTTGTGTACCTTTAACGGTCATCACTTCTGGATCAAGATCATATGAGGTCATTTCAAAGCCTTCAGGCAATTTACCAATAAACTTAGGTAAAACTGGCAGGGTATTGGTAATGGCTTTATCCAAATCTACACGAATAATTTGTGGCACAATACGATCTATTTTTATTCCGTAAGGCAACTTAAAGTCATCTTCTTGAATCCAAAAAGTATTCAAGCCAATATGACTTTTACTTAAATCAAGACTTAAAGTCCCTAAATACTCTTGATTCATGCTCTCTACACGACTCTTTGGCCCAATAACCTTTACCTTAATTTGTGCATCAACTTCTCTCTCAAGCATAAGATGATTAGGCAAATTAACCAACTCTAGCTCAACATCTAAACTGCGTTGTTGTTTCTGTTCACTTTTTACATATGACCATAAAAGCAAAGCAATCAAAACAGAAAGAATTTTTAAAGCAAACTCCGTATTTAAATTAGCTAAAACTTTTAATAATTTTCTTTTCATGACTTTGTCCTTGAAAGAATATTTTGTGCCAAAAGTTCTTTCAACTTAGTTGCTTCAATACCACTTAACAACTGGCCATCTTTTGCTATCGATATCCACCCCTTCTCTTCAGAGACAACAATAACCAAAGCATCTGTTTCCTCCGTAATACCAACAGCAGCTCTATGCCGCGTACCAAGGTTTTTATTAATCTTACTGGACATCAATAGCGGCAAAAAACATCCTGCTGCTAAAATTTGATCTTGCTTTATAACGATTGCTCCATCATGAATGGGAGATGATGGTAAAAAAATACTTGATATTAACTCTTTAGAAACCAATGCTTCAAGTTTAACTCCAACATCAATGTATTCCATAACATCCGCTTCTTTTTGTACTACAATTAACGCGCCTATTTTCCTATTTGCTAAGGATGTACAGGCTTTAACCAACTCCTCAATCACTCTGGATTCGTTTGCCGTATCTAAAAATGAAAACACAGGAGCCCTTCCAACACGTGTTAACATCCTTCTAATTTCTGCCTGAAATAAAATAATAAGGATAAAGACCAAACTACTAAGAAGATGAGACAAAATCCAATTAAGTGTCTGTAAGTTAAATACTGAAGATAGCCAAAAAACCAACAGCGCTAGGCTGAGGCCAATCAACATATAAATTGCTCTAGTTCCTTTGATAAAACGTAAAAAAGCAAATACAATCAAAGACACTGCAAGAATATCGATCAAATCAATGACAGAATGTATAGACAGGTATTCTGTAACTGAACGCAACAATTCTGTCATTCTACTTCTTTTATATTACTGATTGATTTTATAGGCACCTAAGCATCAGTTTATCAGATGAAAACCGGCCCCAGCAAATAAATTACCATTATTTCTGATGAAATTGTCAGATTTTACTGATTAAGACCAAAACAGTTTATATCAAATGTTTTTACCCAATCTTTTAAAACTTTTTAGCTTTGCGGCAAGTCTCCACCAGTAATTAAAATGTCTAGATCTTCACCTGATAAAGTTTCTCTTTCCAGCAAAACCTTGGCAATCTTATCTAGAGTCCCTCTATTTTTCTGCAAAAGATCTTTTCCTCGTTTGTAGTTTCTATCGATTATTTTCTTAATTTCTGCATCAACCAGCTGAGCTGTTTTTTCACTATAATTGGATTGATGTGCAACTTCTTTTGCCAGAAAAATCTCTTGTTCATTATGCCCAAAAGCTATAGGCCCTAAACTTGAGCTCATCCCCCATTCACAAACCATTCTTCTGGCTAACTCTGTTGCTTTTTCAATATCATTGGATGCCCCATTACACTTGACTTTAAAAACAATCTCTTCTGCCAAGCGACCTCCCATTAAAATTGCTATACTCGATTCCGCTTGATTCTGATTTAAGGTGTATCGATCTTCAATTGGCATTTGGTGAGTTACACCTAAAGCCATTCCCCTTGGAATAATTGTAACTTTATGAACTGGATCTGTTTCTGGTAAAAGTTTAGCAAGCAAGGCATGGCCCGCTTCATGATATGAGGTGAGTTTTTTGTCCTGCTCATTCATGATGGTGGTTTTTCTCTCTTTGCCCAAAATCACTTTGTCTTTTGCTTCTTCAAAGCAATGCTTATTTACAGTCTTTAAACCAAGTCTAGCTGCCATAAGTGCTGCTTCATTAACCAAATTATGTATATCCGCACCTGTAAATCCTGATGTTGCTCTAGCTAGAACATTTAAATCTACATCGTCATTCAATGGCGTACCCTTTGTATGAACTCTAAGAATGCCTTCCCTTCCCCGCAAATCAGGTCTTGATACAACAACCTGACGATCAAAACGGCCCGGTCTTAACAATGCTGGATCAAGAACATCTGGGCGGTTAGTCGCTGCCATCATAATGATTCCATTATTATCTTCAAAACCATCCATTTCTACTAAGAGTTGATTTAGGGTTTGTTCACGCTCGTCATGTCCACCGCCTAAACCAGCACCTCTTTTTCTGCCAACAGCGTCAATTTCATCAACGAATACAATACATGGCGCTGACTTTTTTGCTTGCTCAAAAAGATCTCGTACTCGTGAAGCTCCTACTCCAACAAACATCTCAACAAAATCAGAGCCAGATATGGTTAAAAAAGGAACATGAGCTTCACCTGCCACTGCTTTAGCCAGGAGTGTTTTGCCAGTTCCCGGTGCTCCAACCAACATGACCCCTTTAGGAATCTTTGCTCCCAGAGTTGTATATTTTTTGGGAAATTTAAGAAAATCTATTATTTCTTCAAGCTCTTCCTTTGCTTCTTCAACACCTGCTACATCAGCAAATGTGATTCTACTTTTTTTTGGGTCTGCTATTTTTATTTTTGACTTGCCAAAACTCATTGCTTTACCATTCCCCGCCTGTACTTGTCGGAAGAAAAACAAAAGCAAAATAAAACCCAGTATAAAAGGAATGCTCCACAATAATAAGTTGCGTAAAAAGTCCTGGCGATTCAAAGGTTGTAGTTTTATATCTTCTACTGCATTCTCTTCAAGAAATTGTATTAATTCATCTGCTTCACCAAACCAATGACTGATAAAAACTTTTTTCTCACGATCGGGGGCAATTGTTTCATTTTCTTTTTTTGAAAAAAACTCACCTTTCAGTTTTTCCGGGCCCACCTCAATACTTTTAACATGCCCTGCTCTTACACTTTTTCTAAACTCGCTATAAGTCAGCTCAATAGCTTGTTCACTTGAAGACTTTTCAAAAGATTGAAAAATCAAAAAGAACACCACTGCCAGCAGTAACCATAAAAAAATGCGATTTGATTTCAACTTATACCTCTCACTTTATATATTAAAGGAAGTTGCGCTTTACTACGCACTTTCACAAATAACACAAATAAAAAGAGTATAAAATATAAGCGTCCATTGCGATTAAACCTTTTATACTCTAGACATATGTTACATAATATAACAACAACAGATTACGCAAACTAATCATGTTGAGC from Oligoflexia bacterium includes the following:
- a CDS encoding Rieske (2Fe-2S) protein, which encodes MDNFSKVGHKDDFSEAKPKKFRINEKNILVCLYENKFYALENDCPHQGEPLDKGVVKDFCVSCPAHNWSFDLRTGDSPVIPDAFIYTFDVSIDEDGFVWVSHKKNL
- a CDS encoding pitrilysin family protein, which translates into the protein MNNQQIQAKTKLNIKDLKVNYEKFELDNGLTLLVHEDKSTPLVAVNVWYHVGSKNEVIGKTGFAHLFEHLMFNGSENFDHDYFKATEQVGATELNGTTNTDRTNYFQNVPKSALDYILWLESDRMGHLLGAIDQAKLDEQRGVVQNEKRQGENQPYGMVYEHIAKACYPSQHPYSWRTIGSMEDLNAASLEDVRTWFNTYYGAANVVIALAGNITGKEAHEKIKHYFGWIPSGPRLNKMKSWIAPMQNDKVEIIKDQVPQARLYKVWNVPGIAQDGLEELDMLSDVLSVGKNSLLYESLVEKQKLVSDVYATVWPRELGGHFLIVATAIESESLPKIEQEIDKILNDVLNKGIKKDVLEAYKTKRFAQTAERLEKIGGWGGKSDILAYYQTYYNTPDGFTQSLQRFFDLNSTKIKNVGNKWLNQGSYTLKVLPEKTYSNTKETVDRKNLPVPQSFPDLETPKHTSFTLKNGITVTYISNKTAPLFSVKIRSEQGALFDQKLGTSQLFEDLLKEAHNKYNASQLSSKLDQLGTSIHVGSDLHQANVSYSGLNVSFAETTKIVHELIQKPKYNLKSFDKAKNILIQNIKQSLNTPGAMASRTLMKIVFKDTPYAQPWSGTGTLTTVDTITLKDIEKKHEAIFKSPLHITVSSSLSKKTLEDTLNKYFGKMSITNKSPQLSTDGIEKNLPKNTLYFIHKDNSQQATIQAAALISSFNPEISPQLNIVNSILGGSFTSRINMNLREDKHWSYGARSKVSYTVGKRPLKISTSVQVDKTVESILEIYRELKNITSVKPINNNEFKAKQKDEVLSLLALFQNNDSNVEIFDDLNFKNLEYSFFEKYSAALKDLNIKTTQTLAKELINPDEFVWVVVGDKSIFDATKKKLPFKEVIYLDSVE
- a CDS encoding pyridoxine 5'-phosphate synthase; the protein is MDKKIDLGVNVDHVATLRQARGTVYPSPVEAAKIIEKAGANNITCHLREDRRHIQDQDVYDLSETLSIPLNFEMAAREEMFKIAQDIKPHTVTIVPEKREELTTEHGLDIKQLDYNALKWIETLKELGCKVSLFIDASATSIDACINYGISEIEIHTGFYADAVNEINKKAEFEKIAGAVDYAHSKGLSCHLGHGLNQKNLGVFRTLPVKSMQIGHALIADAIYVGLEQSTQQYLKLLQF
- the glmM gene encoding phosphoglucosamine mutase, which codes for MLKATDGVDVTKLFGTDGIRGRANVFPMTADNVVKVGQALGLLLEQKKRRRVLIGKDTRLSSYMFEQAIAAGLMSTGAEAMLVGPMPTPAISYLTETMRAEAGVMISASHNSYEDNGIKIFGPDGYKLSDEDEAFIEDMVANSTKINQLLKADNSGRAYRLDDARGRYISHLKYNFPKEFDLLGYKVVIDCANGAAYKIAPTTFEELGAQCIVIENKPNGTNINKNCGAVHPQNMQKTVIEHEADFGICLDGDADRLIMCDEKGVILDGDDLLYVLINSMIANNKKPKGLVGTLMSNMALEKFCYQHDIQFLRANVGDRYVVEKMRENNWCLGGETSGHIIYLPNCNTGDGIMNALHIAAVLCQTGKKLSELTQAFKKFPQEMINIEVQQKKPLESCIELNKTIALAEQSLNDQGRVLVRYSGTENKLRIMVEAHSETVLKEQIKKLVSCAKSELS
- a CDS encoding CdaR family protein; this encodes MKRKLLKVLANLNTEFALKILSVLIALLLWSYVKSEQKQQRSLDVELELVNLPNHLMLEREVDAQIKVKVIGPKSRVESMNQEYLGTLSLDLSKSHIGLNTFWIQEDDFKLPYGIKIDRIVPQIIRVDLDKAITNTLPVLPKFIGKLPEGFEMTSYDLDPEVMTVKGTQRSMEALKKLYTTDIDLKSMRSYYEQEVPIDTSSLNVKLQHNTVLLRVTIKENTVSKTLKKVAIQYDSELYRVNPKTVTINVEGMAGDMLSLDQKNINVEIEELPNLFQPAIKINPIVSGLPKNVRYTVFPESVSVQRIKK
- the cdaA gene encoding diadenylate cyclase CdaA, with the translated sequence MTELLRSVTEYLSIHSVIDLIDILAVSLIVFAFLRFIKGTRAIYMLIGLSLALLVFWLSSVFNLQTLNWILSHLLSSLVFILIILFQAEIRRMLTRVGRAPVFSFLDTANESRVIEELVKACTSLANRKIGALIVVQKEADVMEYIDVGVKLEALVSKELISSIFLPSSPIHDGAIVIKQDQILAAGCFLPLLMSSKINKNLGTRHRAAVGITEETDALVIVVSEEKGWISIAKDGQLLSGIEATKLKELLAQNILSRTKS
- the ftsH gene encoding ATP-dependent zinc metalloprotease FtsH; the encoded protein is MKSNRIFLWLLLAVVFFLIFQSFEKSSSEQAIELTYSEFRKSVRAGHVKSIEVGPEKLKGEFFSKKENETIAPDREKKVFISHWFGEADELIQFLEENAVEDIKLQPLNRQDFLRNLLLWSIPFILGFILLLFFFRQVQAGNGKAMSFGKSKIKIADPKKSRITFADVAGVEEAKEELEEIIDFLKFPKKYTTLGAKIPKGVMLVGAPGTGKTLLAKAVAGEAHVPFLTISGSDFVEMFVGVGASRVRDLFEQAKKSAPCIVFVDEIDAVGRKRGAGLGGGHDEREQTLNQLLVEMDGFEDNNGIIMMAATNRPDVLDPALLRPGRFDRQVVVSRPDLRGREGILRVHTKGTPLNDDVDLNVLARATSGFTGADIHNLVNEAALMAARLGLKTVNKHCFEEAKDKVILGKERKTTIMNEQDKKLTSYHEAGHALLAKLLPETDPVHKVTIIPRGMALGVTHQMPIEDRYTLNQNQAESSIAILMGGRLAEEIVFKVKCNGASNDIEKATELARRMVCEWGMSSSLGPIAFGHNEQEIFLAKEVAHQSNYSEKTAQLVDAEIKKIIDRNYKRGKDLLQKNRGTLDKIAKVLLERETLSGEDLDILITGGDLPQS